One Chloroflexota bacterium DNA segment encodes these proteins:
- a CDS encoding isochorismatase family cysteine hydrolase gives MELPDLLDPRKTALIVVDMQNDFCDSHGAFATHGGDPSMIQAMAPRLLRLLEAAREIRLPIVHVRTHHSDWTDSASWLGRHATNYRLCFPGSWGADYFPGFEPRQDPEWGPGSHEYVVTKHRYSGFVGTDLDMVLRSRGVQTVIMTGEATNVCVETTARDAYMRDYFVAFVSDCTASGVRSAHEATLFTIGKHFGAVVTSDEIIATWDQLGAVSAIATRQRST, from the coding sequence ATGGAGCTTCCGGACCTCCTCGACCCACGAAAGACAGCTCTTATCGTCGTCGACATGCAAAATGACTTTTGCGATTCGCACGGCGCCTTCGCGACGCACGGCGGCGACCCGAGCATGATCCAGGCGATGGCCCCGCGCCTGCTCCGGCTGCTCGAGGCGGCTCGCGAGATCCGACTGCCCATCGTCCACGTGCGCACCCACCACAGCGATTGGACGGACTCCGCCTCCTGGCTCGGCCGGCACGCCACCAACTACCGGCTGTGCTTTCCCGGCAGCTGGGGGGCGGACTACTTCCCGGGCTTCGAGCCCAGGCAGGATCCCGAATGGGGGCCGGGCTCGCACGAGTACGTCGTGACCAAGCACCGCTATAGCGGCTTCGTCGGGACGGACCTGGACATGGTGCTTCGATCCCGTGGCGTTCAAACCGTCATCATGACGGGCGAGGCGACGAACGTATGCGTCGAGACTACGGCGCGCGACGCGTACATGCGGGACTACTTCGTAGCGTTCGTGAGCGATTGCACCGCGAGCGGCGTGCGCTCGGCCCACGAGGCAACCCTCTTCACCATCGGAAAGCACTTCGGCGCCGTCGTGACGTCCGACGAGATCATCGCAACCTGGGATCAGCTCGGCGCCGTCAGCGCCATTGCCACTCGGCAACGTTCCACGTGA
- a CDS encoding peptide ABC transporter substrate-binding protein, with amino-acid sequence MACLFVICAACARSPSRGTDEAGPRSTSPEPQRTLVIAIRVEPPALTTKVLQAAGNLTLDATRGLFNANLVLIDGGGTPRPELAEELPTLRTESWRVDADGRMETTYRLRPNLTWHDGAPLSAQDFAFAWRVYASPELGVAASPPVSLMDEVRAPDDRTVVIAWSRAYAEAGLLGTSFPALPRHLLESAYENRTPGGESFVTHPFWTTGYVGLGPYRVQRWEPGTSIDGEAFPGFAFGKPSISRVQLLFINDPNTVVANILSGAAQLTFDDAIRFEQGAVLRREWAAGGPGVVIHYPQQVRYTEVQLKPDLVQPAALLDVRVRRALAHSVNKQELIDGLLDGVGSPADTIISPQVQYFDALNRAIVKYPFDLREADRLLTEAGFARRADGYYVGPDGERLAPELRVRASAHNQSEMAIMADGWNRAGIAVSSYVIPAAQALDSAVLATFPALSTTSRPAQESQLVNLTTRQIPSAENHWSGSNRGGWSNPEYDRLADAFTATLDQAERNGQVIQMMRLFSEDVPGLFLYYNEQIVAHAAALTGPAPIATTSIFTWNVAEWQWR; translated from the coding sequence GTGGCCTGCCTGTTCGTGATCTGCGCCGCGTGCGCCCGGTCGCCGAGCCGTGGGACCGACGAGGCGGGCCCCCGTTCGACGAGCCCTGAGCCTCAGCGCACGCTCGTCATCGCCATTCGCGTCGAGCCTCCGGCGCTCACCACGAAGGTGCTGCAGGCGGCGGGGAACCTGACGCTTGATGCGACGCGTGGACTCTTCAACGCCAACCTCGTCCTCATCGATGGGGGTGGCACTCCGCGGCCCGAGCTGGCGGAGGAGCTGCCCACCCTGCGGACCGAGAGCTGGCGCGTCGACGCCGATGGACGGATGGAGACGACGTATCGCCTGCGTCCCAACCTAACGTGGCACGACGGCGCTCCCCTGTCGGCGCAGGACTTCGCCTTCGCCTGGCGCGTCTACGCCAGCCCCGAGCTCGGCGTCGCGGCGTCCCCGCCGGTGAGCCTCATGGATGAGGTCCGCGCGCCCGATGATCGAACGGTGGTCATTGCGTGGAGCCGGGCTTATGCCGAAGCTGGCCTGCTGGGCACGAGCTTTCCTGCGCTGCCGCGCCACCTGCTGGAGTCCGCCTACGAGAATCGAACGCCAGGCGGCGAGTCCTTCGTCACCCACCCCTTCTGGACGACCGGCTACGTCGGGCTCGGGCCGTATCGTGTGCAGCGCTGGGAGCCCGGTACGTCGATCGACGGTGAAGCCTTCCCCGGCTTCGCGTTCGGCAAGCCGTCCATCAGCCGCGTGCAGCTCCTCTTCATCAACGACCCGAATACCGTGGTGGCCAACATCCTGTCCGGCGCCGCGCAGCTCACGTTCGACGACGCCATCCGCTTCGAGCAGGGTGCCGTGCTCCGTCGCGAATGGGCCGCGGGCGGTCCGGGGGTCGTAATTCATTATCCGCAGCAGGTGCGGTACACGGAGGTGCAGCTCAAACCCGACCTGGTCCAGCCGGCGGCCCTCCTGGACGTGCGGGTGCGGAGGGCGCTGGCGCACTCGGTCAACAAGCAGGAGCTGATCGACGGGCTGCTGGACGGGGTTGGCTCGCCGGCCGACACCATCATCTCGCCCCAGGTCCAGTACTTCGACGCGCTGAACCGTGCCATCGTCAAGTACCCGTTCGACCTCCGCGAGGCGGATCGACTGCTGACCGAGGCCGGCTTCGCGCGCCGCGCGGACGGGTATTACGTCGGACCGGATGGCGAGCGGCTCGCGCCCGAGCTGCGCGTGCGGGCGAGCGCGCACAACCAGTCGGAGATGGCGATCATGGCCGACGGGTGGAACCGGGCGGGCATCGCGGTCAGCTCCTACGTCATTCCGGCGGCGCAGGCGCTGGATAGCGCGGTGCTGGCGACCTTTCCCGCCCTCTCGACCACCAGCCGCCCGGCGCAGGAGTCGCAGCTCGTGAATCTGACGACCCGGCAGATTCCCTCAGCCGAGAATCACTGGTCGGGCTCCAATCGCGGCGGGTGGTCGAATCCCGAGTACGATCGGCTGGCCGACGCCTTCACCGCCACCCTCGACCAGGCGGAGCGCAATGGCCAGGTGATCCAGATGATGCGGCTCTTCAGCGAGGACGTGCCCGGGCTTTTTCTCTACTACAACGAGCAGATCGTGGCCCACGCGGCGGCGCTCACGGGCCCGGCGCCCATCGCCACCACCAGCATCTTCACGTGGAACGTTGCCGAGTGGCAATGGCGCTGA
- a CDS encoding Rieske 2Fe-2S domain-containing protein, whose product MLTQAENETLTRVGPGTPVGELLRRYWHVVGAMGQLDQDPVRSVRVLGEDLVLYRDEAGTLGLVGERCAHRGISLAYGIPQINGLRCAYHGWTYDASGRVVDMPFEPACLPLKIAAYPVQELGGLIFAYLGPEPRPLLPRWDLLVRADLDRNIRIGELDCNWLQPMDNAMDPVHFEHLHAAFGNYAMRKQGKPPFMAPARHVKIDFDVFEYGIFKRRLLEGEPEDCDDWTTGHPVLFPNILAQGGDTPSFQIRVPVDDTHTVVYWYTTRARPDGRPPQTEIPVGVQQHKRPDGSFVDDTIPGQDMLAWDAQGPITDRTSEHLVTSDKGILLYRKLLLEQVERVQRGEDPLGVIRDPAKNEPMIPIAREGQRLRAFRIPASVQHPVGHMPER is encoded by the coding sequence ATGCTCACGCAAGCAGAGAACGAGACGCTCACGCGCGTCGGGCCCGGGACGCCGGTCGGTGAGCTATTGCGTCGGTACTGGCACGTCGTCGGCGCGATGGGCCAGCTCGATCAGGACCCGGTGCGCTCCGTCCGCGTCCTGGGCGAGGACCTGGTCCTGTACCGCGACGAGGCGGGCACGCTGGGGCTGGTGGGCGAGCGGTGCGCCCATCGCGGCATCTCCCTCGCCTACGGCATTCCGCAGATAAACGGGCTGCGCTGCGCATATCACGGGTGGACGTACGATGCGTCCGGACGGGTCGTGGACATGCCCTTTGAGCCAGCCTGTCTGCCGCTGAAGATCGCGGCCTACCCGGTTCAGGAGCTGGGCGGGCTGATCTTCGCCTACCTCGGGCCGGAGCCACGGCCGCTCCTGCCGCGATGGGATCTCCTCGTGCGCGCTGACCTCGACCGAAACATCCGCATCGGAGAGCTGGACTGCAACTGGCTGCAGCCGATGGACAATGCCATGGACCCTGTCCACTTCGAGCACCTGCACGCGGCCTTTGGAAATTACGCGATGCGCAAACAGGGGAAGCCGCCTTTCATGGCGCCCGCGCGGCACGTCAAGATCGACTTCGACGTTTTCGAGTACGGAATCTTCAAGCGGCGCCTGCTCGAGGGCGAGCCGGAGGACTGCGACGACTGGACCACCGGCCACCCGGTGCTGTTCCCCAACATTCTGGCCCAGGGCGGCGACACGCCCAGCTTCCAGATCCGGGTGCCGGTCGACGATACCCACACGGTCGTGTACTGGTACACGACGAGGGCCCGCCCCGACGGTCGACCGCCCCAGACCGAGATCCCCGTCGGCGTCCAGCAGCACAAGCGGCCGGACGGGTCCTTCGTGGACGATACGATCCCGGGCCAGGACATGCTCGCCTGGGACGCCCAAGGCCCCATCACCGACCGGACCTCGGAGCACCTCGTTACTTCGGACAAGGGCATCCTCCTCTATCGAAAGCTGCTCCTGGAGCAGGTGGAGCGGGTGCAGCGCGGAGAGGACCCCCTGGGTGTGATTCGCGATCCCGCGAAGAACGAGCCCATGATCCCGATTGCGCGCGAGGGGCAGCGGCTTCGAGCCTTCCGCATCCCGGCGAGCGTTCAGCATCCGGTCGGCCACATGCCCGAGCGCTAG
- a CDS encoding ABC transporter substrate-binding protein yields MVLVACAQPAPARPEAGAAGPASKPQRTLVVAVRGEPPSLAVKPLFAFSGGLNDPGSVFNATLDFPDEQAVTRPYLAESLPQLNTETWRVFPDGAMETTYHLRPNLTWHDGAPLSAADFVFALEVYKNPEMGSAASVPIAQMEGASAPDARTLVLRWRQAYPDAAELNRGFQALPRHLLEAPYRDLDAAAFAALPFWTTAYIGLGPYRLENWEPGAFMEGRAFDGHALGRPPIDRVKLSIIPDPQTALAGILSGEVHYTGDFVFSQTEGQTLEQRWAENHGGTVLYAPTEFRSTNVQVRPEVADPPELTDVRVRRALAYGIDSATAVEVLTAGRGLQTPTITSPKVDFYPEIDRVIQRHPYDQRRVAQLLEEVGFVRGGDGFFARRDGQTVKLGVWSSAGTKNEQEAATYVDSLRRAGVDASPNVITAAQLGDRRLRALLPGLVLRGGGPGLDGLTSSAIAGPENRWTGDNRYGWSNGEYDRVFEAWASTLDQQERNSLTAQLERIISEELPIIPNFFGVNVNAVVGPLQGPVTRQTPGSGGPMLYIYTWSWRS; encoded by the coding sequence ATGGTCCTCGTCGCCTGCGCGCAGCCGGCGCCGGCGCGGCCGGAGGCTGGTGCGGCCGGGCCGGCGAGCAAGCCCCAGCGGACCCTGGTCGTCGCCGTGCGCGGCGAGCCCCCCAGCCTTGCCGTAAAGCCGCTCTTTGCGTTTTCGGGCGGGCTCAACGACCCGGGCAGCGTCTTCAACGCGACTCTCGACTTTCCCGACGAGCAGGCCGTCACGCGACCATACCTGGCCGAAAGTCTGCCGCAGCTCAACACTGAGACCTGGCGGGTGTTCCCCGATGGTGCAATGGAGACGACGTACCACCTCCGACCGAATCTGACCTGGCACGATGGGGCGCCGCTGTCGGCGGCGGACTTCGTCTTCGCCCTCGAGGTCTACAAGAACCCGGAGATGGGCAGCGCGGCGTCGGTCCCCATCGCTCAGATGGAAGGCGCGAGCGCGCCGGACGCTCGCACCCTGGTGCTCCGCTGGCGTCAGGCTTACCCGGACGCGGCCGAGCTGAACCGGGGGTTCCAGGCGCTCCCCCGCCACCTGCTGGAGGCGCCCTACCGCGATCTCGACGCGGCCGCCTTCGCAGCCCTCCCCTTCTGGACCACCGCGTATATCGGTCTGGGGCCGTACCGACTGGAGAACTGGGAGCCCGGCGCCTTCATGGAGGGGCGCGCGTTCGATGGGCACGCGCTGGGTCGGCCGCCCATCGACCGGGTGAAGCTCTCCATCATTCCCGACCCGCAGACGGCCCTGGCCGGCATCCTTTCCGGCGAGGTCCACTACACGGGCGACTTCGTCTTCTCGCAAACGGAAGGGCAGACGCTGGAGCAGCGATGGGCCGAGAATCACGGCGGCACGGTCCTGTACGCGCCCACGGAGTTCCGGAGCACGAACGTTCAGGTTCGTCCTGAGGTTGCCGACCCACCCGAGCTGACGGACGTCCGCGTTCGGCGTGCCCTTGCGTACGGGATCGACTCGGCCACCGCGGTCGAGGTGCTCACAGCCGGCCGCGGCCTCCAGACACCGACGATTACGTCGCCCAAGGTCGACTTCTATCCGGAGATCGACCGCGTGATTCAGAGACACCCGTACGACCAGCGTCGCGTCGCGCAGCTTCTGGAAGAGGTCGGGTTCGTGCGGGGCGGCGACGGGTTCTTCGCGCGCCGCGATGGCCAGACGGTCAAGCTCGGCGTCTGGTCGTCGGCAGGGACGAAGAACGAGCAGGAAGCCGCTACCTACGTGGACAGCCTGCGGCGCGCCGGCGTGGACGCCAGTCCCAACGTCATCACGGCTGCCCAGCTCGGCGACCGCCGCCTTCGCGCCCTCCTCCCCGGACTCGTGCTGCGGGGCGGTGGGCCGGGTCTGGACGGCCTCACCTCGTCGGCCATCGCGGGCCCAGAGAACCGCTGGACCGGAGACAACCGCTACGGGTGGAGCAACGGGGAGTACGATCGCGTCTTCGAGGCGTGGGCGAGTACCCTCGACCAACAGGAGCGGAACAGCCTGACCGCCCAGCTCGAGCGCATCATCAGCGAGGAGCTGCCCATCATCCCCAACTTCTTCGGCGTGAACGTGAACGCGGTCGTCGGGCCCCTGCAGGGTCCGGTGACCCGCCAGACACCCGGGTCAGGTGGCCCTATGCTCTACATCTACACCTGGTCGTGGCGCTCATGA
- a CDS encoding glycosyltransferase family 4 protein: MRIAVLAPLVESVPPALYGGTERVVSVLTEQLVRRGHEVTLFASGDSRTAAELVPVCARSLRLAGELQYSVPHTLVQLAEAYGRAGDFDIVHNHVDYFAFAFSRMTETPTITTTHGRLDGAEIRQIYGYFREQPLVSISDAQRLPLPGANWRATIHNAIDLTHFHFNPVPSDYLVFLGRIHPEKRPDRAIEIARDVGKRLVIAAKVDPADQAYFEHAIQPMIRDCPLVEYIGEVNEAEKDQLLGGAYAYLFPIDWPEPFGLTAVEAMATGTPVVAYRAGSVAEIIVDGVTGFICESFHEMIEAVPRVALLDRAACRDHVEATFSPAAMTDEYERVYRSVVEGESPAPASPGLPRSATASGHGRSLPRPHTDGETRGP, translated from the coding sequence ATGCGCATCGCAGTGTTGGCGCCGCTCGTCGAGTCTGTCCCTCCTGCCCTATACGGCGGGACCGAGCGCGTCGTATCGGTCCTGACTGAACAGCTCGTTCGGCGCGGCCACGAAGTCACGTTGTTTGCCAGCGGCGACTCCCGCACGGCCGCCGAGCTCGTGCCCGTATGCGCACGGAGTCTCCGGCTGGCAGGCGAGCTGCAATATTCTGTCCCTCACACGCTCGTGCAACTCGCCGAAGCGTATGGCCGCGCAGGTGACTTTGACATCGTTCACAACCACGTCGATTATTTCGCCTTCGCGTTTTCTCGGATGACCGAGACGCCGACGATCACGACCACGCATGGCCGCCTCGACGGCGCCGAGATCCGTCAGATCTACGGCTACTTTCGCGAGCAACCTCTGGTGTCTATCAGCGATGCCCAGCGCCTGCCTCTGCCCGGCGCGAACTGGCGCGCGACAATCCACAACGCGATCGATCTCACACACTTTCACTTCAACCCGGTGCCAAGCGACTACCTCGTCTTCCTCGGAAGGATCCATCCGGAGAAACGGCCGGATCGAGCCATCGAGATCGCGCGAGACGTGGGGAAGCGCCTCGTGATCGCCGCCAAGGTAGATCCGGCGGACCAGGCGTACTTTGAACATGCGATTCAGCCGATGATCCGGGATTGCCCGCTGGTCGAGTACATCGGCGAGGTCAACGAGGCCGAGAAAGACCAGCTGCTCGGCGGTGCCTACGCTTACCTGTTCCCAATCGATTGGCCAGAGCCATTTGGATTGACCGCGGTTGAGGCGATGGCAACGGGCACCCCGGTCGTTGCCTATCGGGCAGGCTCCGTGGCAGAGATCATCGTCGATGGGGTTACCGGATTCATCTGCGAGTCATTCCATGAAATGATCGAAGCCGTCCCGCGGGTCGCCCTGTTGGACCGCGCCGCATGCCGGGATCACGTCGAAGCGACCTTTTCACCAGCGGCGATGACCGACGAGTATGAACGCGTCTATCGCTCGGTCGTGGAGGGCGAATCGCCGGCGCCTGCGTCGCCCGGTCTGCCCCGATCCGCGACGGCTTCCGGCCACGGTCGGAGCCTTCCCCGGCCCCACACCGATGGCGAAACGAGAGGCCCGTGA
- a CDS encoding LemA family protein, producing the protein MGSFLVFVAVVVVIAALVIGAYNSLVRRRMETQNAWSQITVQLKRRYDLIPNLVETVRGYAGHERETLERVVQARNQAIQAQGPAQQASAENVLTGALKSLFAVVEAYPDLKANENFRALQEELTATENRIGFARQHYNDVASQYNGALQSFPTNLVARSLGFNEAEFFHIEGAEAEAILAAPQVKF; encoded by the coding sequence ATGGGCTCGTTCCTCGTGTTCGTCGCCGTGGTGGTCGTGATTGCCGCGCTGGTTATCGGCGCCTACAACAGCCTCGTGAGGCGGCGGATGGAGACGCAAAACGCCTGGTCTCAGATCACGGTCCAGCTGAAGCGGCGATATGACCTCATCCCCAACCTCGTCGAGACCGTGCGGGGCTACGCCGGGCACGAGCGGGAAACCTTAGAGCGCGTGGTCCAGGCGCGGAACCAGGCGATTCAGGCCCAGGGGCCGGCGCAGCAGGCGAGCGCGGAGAACGTGCTGACGGGCGCCCTCAAGTCCCTTTTCGCCGTCGTCGAGGCGTACCCGGACCTGAAGGCCAACGAGAACTTCCGCGCACTCCAGGAGGAGCTGACCGCCACCGAGAACCGCATCGGATTCGCGCGGCAGCACTACAACGACGTGGCTTCCCAGTACAACGGGGCGCTGCAGAGCTTTCCCACGAATCTCGTCGCGCGCTCGCTGGGCTTCAACGAAGCCGAGTTCTTTCACATCGAGGGAGCCGAGGCAGAGGCCATCCTCGCGGCGCCCCAGGTCAAGTTCTAA
- a CDS encoding M48 family metallopeptidase: MATAQTTFRDLIAENKRNSVLLVAIFALFVAIVATVLSLVLVELFAPRGGALDLREAAVVGIVAAAISLGLSLIGYYAGDGMILAVSKARPVAHDVDPELFNVVEEMSIAAGLPMPKIYVIEDSAPNAFATGRDPAHASLAITSGLRAKLTRDELQGVVAHEMSHIRNFDTRLMLLMAVLVGTIAILADLVWQTLRFSRLPGGRSRDRESGNGAGPVVMLILLAIGVVLAIVAPILAQIIQLAVSRQREYLADASGVELTRYPEGLANALRKIDADPDVLEVANRGTAHLYIANPIKKFEERSGSIFASHPPIKERIQRLEALTV, translated from the coding sequence ATGGCAACGGCGCAGACGACCTTTCGCGACCTCATCGCCGAGAACAAGCGGAATAGCGTTCTCCTCGTCGCGATCTTCGCGCTCTTCGTCGCGATCGTGGCTACGGTCCTGAGCCTCGTGCTCGTCGAGCTGTTCGCACCGAGGGGCGGAGCGCTCGATCTGCGCGAGGCCGCGGTGGTCGGGATCGTGGCGGCCGCGATCTCCCTCGGCCTGTCCCTCATTGGCTACTACGCGGGCGACGGCATGATCCTGGCGGTGAGCAAGGCGCGTCCGGTTGCGCATGACGTTGACCCAGAGCTATTCAACGTGGTCGAGGAGATGTCCATCGCGGCTGGCTTGCCGATGCCCAAGATCTACGTTATCGAAGACTCCGCGCCGAACGCGTTCGCCACGGGGAGAGATCCCGCGCACGCGAGCCTGGCAATCACGAGCGGCCTCCGAGCAAAGCTCACGCGCGACGAGCTCCAGGGGGTCGTGGCTCACGAGATGTCCCACATCCGCAACTTCGACACACGGCTCATGCTCCTCATGGCGGTGCTGGTTGGAACGATCGCGATTCTCGCCGACCTGGTGTGGCAGACGCTGCGTTTCTCGCGACTACCCGGCGGACGCAGCCGGGACAGGGAAAGCGGCAACGGCGCAGGACCGGTGGTGATGCTCATTCTGCTCGCCATCGGCGTGGTGCTGGCGATCGTCGCGCCAATTCTCGCGCAAATCATTCAGCTCGCGGTCAGCCGCCAGCGCGAGTACCTCGCGGACGCATCCGGCGTCGAGCTGACCCGCTATCCCGAAGGACTGGCCAACGCACTTCGGAAGATCGACGCGGACCCGGACGTCCTCGAGGTCGCCAATCGGGGAACCGCGCATCTCTACATTGCCAACCCGATCAAGAAGTTCGAGGAGCGGTCCGGCTCAATTTTCGCCAGCCACCCGCCCATCAAGGAGCGCATTCAGCGGCTCGAAGCCCTCACGGTGTGA
- a CDS encoding peptide ABC transporter substrate-binding protein: MKWPREALFVLVLLLAGCAPTSGTRTPVQNQPGQVTGPKVLTVAVNEDPKNFWDGVNGGGGGGSRELSHFVNQYLAAIGPDGTPTPRLLAEFPSTDAGTWTVSPDGRMEVTYRLRPGVTWHDGTPFTADDMVFSWEVDRDPAIPNGNQSAVKLIEQMVATDERTAVATWSQTYPFADRLEHREFYPLPAHLLERSYRESKDSFLAQPYFSDEYVGLGPFKVKSWEHGSSLDLDANESFFLGRPKLDRIHVLFIPDPNTAVASMRAGAINVFLPTGGPDWDQLQPLDQEWKATGKGTVVAETIRWKFAEPQKSRLADPGDLADPRVRQALLLGINRQEMASSLLGEMGNVADSWEHPKFAVYAQLKDSITQYPFDPKRATAQFAEAGWTPGPDGTLQKNGVPFHTVITYEQNQEKEATIIRQDLKAVGVDGDLEVISNLVLRDAELRASYTGIGIAQNPMGALSAVRRFASDQIPTAANRFAGTNRGSFTNADWDDIGKRLRTALLDSQRIDLERDLLTVFSAQLPALPLIYEIQAVPVAGFKGLIPITGVPHTGNIMHTTNAHEWELIQ, encoded by the coding sequence ATGAAGTGGCCGCGAGAAGCCCTATTCGTCCTGGTGCTGCTGCTCGCCGGATGCGCGCCGACAAGCGGCACCCGGACCCCGGTGCAGAATCAGCCGGGTCAGGTAACCGGGCCCAAGGTCCTCACGGTTGCCGTCAACGAGGACCCGAAGAACTTCTGGGACGGCGTGAACGGCGGGGGCGGCGGCGGATCGCGCGAGCTGAGCCATTTCGTGAACCAGTATCTCGCGGCAATTGGGCCCGACGGCACGCCGACGCCTCGTCTCCTGGCGGAGTTTCCTTCGACCGACGCCGGCACGTGGACCGTGTCTCCGGATGGCAGGATGGAGGTCACGTACCGGCTCCGTCCGGGCGTCACCTGGCACGATGGGACGCCCTTTACCGCGGACGATATGGTGTTCTCGTGGGAAGTGGACCGCGACCCCGCCATTCCCAATGGAAATCAGTCCGCGGTGAAACTGATCGAGCAGATGGTGGCGACGGATGAGCGAACGGCCGTCGCCACGTGGTCGCAGACGTACCCATTCGCGGATCGTCTCGAGCACCGCGAGTTCTATCCGCTTCCCGCGCACCTCCTCGAGCGATCGTATCGGGAGAGCAAGGACTCGTTCCTCGCGCAGCCGTACTTCAGCGACGAGTACGTCGGGCTCGGCCCGTTCAAGGTGAAGTCGTGGGAGCACGGCAGCTCCTTAGATCTCGATGCCAACGAGTCCTTCTTCCTCGGCAGACCCAAGTTGGACCGTATCCACGTGCTCTTCATTCCTGATCCGAACACGGCCGTCGCGAGCATGCGCGCGGGCGCCATCAACGTCTTTCTCCCCACGGGCGGGCCGGACTGGGATCAGCTCCAGCCGCTCGATCAGGAATGGAAGGCGACGGGCAAGGGCACGGTCGTCGCGGAGACGATCCGGTGGAAGTTCGCCGAGCCGCAGAAGTCCCGCCTCGCCGATCCAGGCGATCTTGCCGATCCGCGGGTGCGGCAGGCCCTGCTATTGGGCATCAACCGCCAGGAGATGGCATCGAGTCTCTTGGGTGAGATGGGGAATGTGGCCGATAGCTGGGAACACCCCAAATTCGCCGTCTACGCGCAGCTCAAAGACAGCATCACCCAGTATCCCTTCGACCCAAAGCGGGCGACGGCGCAGTTCGCCGAGGCTGGCTGGACTCCGGGTCCCGATGGAACGCTGCAGAAGAACGGTGTTCCCTTCCATACGGTCATCACCTACGAGCAGAACCAGGAGAAGGAAGCGACGATCATCCGCCAGGACCTGAAGGCCGTCGGCGTCGACGGCGACCTCGAGGTGATCTCCAACCTCGTGCTCCGCGATGCTGAGCTGCGTGCCAGCTACACGGGCATCGGGATCGCCCAGAACCCCATGGGCGCCCTCAGCGCCGTGCGCCGATTCGCTTCGGACCAGATCCCCACCGCTGCAAACCGGTTCGCGGGGACGAACCGGGGCAGCTTTACCAACGCGGACTGGGACGACATCGGCAAGCGGCTTCGCACGGCGCTCCTGGACAGTCAGCGTATCGATCTGGAGCGGGATCTGCTGACCGTATTTTCCGCGCAGCTTCCCGCGCTGCCCTTGATTTATGAGATTCAGGCTGTTCCGGTCGCGGGCTTCAAGGGCCTTATACCCATCACTGGCGTTCCCCACACGGGCAACATCATGCACACGACGAATGCCCACGAGTGGGAACTTATCCAGTAG
- a CDS encoding helix-turn-helix transcriptional regulator: MTQAEIARRIGEDHTWVNSRVRGFTEIKADDVPRFATALGVQPRAFFETGPAPARAQIQSVLVRDRLRELLREKHWSQSELARRLGKHRVWVHYRVTGVTEIKADEIPALAQALGVPPHAFFESRDSAVAPTSTAKPTPEQMSEAEREFILGLSELLTRYRERVGGEPDHAPPVPTALKATAIS; this comes from the coding sequence ATGACCCAGGCAGAAATAGCGCGCAGGATCGGCGAAGACCACACATGGGTGAACAGCCGGGTGCGAGGATTCACCGAGATCAAGGCCGACGACGTTCCGCGCTTCGCGACGGCCCTTGGAGTCCAGCCGCGCGCGTTCTTTGAGACCGGGCCCGCGCCCGCGCGAGCCCAGATCCAATCCGTCCTCGTTCGCGATCGTCTCCGCGAGCTGCTGCGCGAAAAACATTGGAGCCAGAGCGAGTTGGCCCGTCGACTCGGCAAGCACCGCGTTTGGGTGCACTACCGAGTGACGGGCGTGACGGAGATCAAGGCCGACGAGATTCCAGCGCTGGCTCAGGCGCTGGGGGTCCCACCTCACGCGTTCTTCGAAAGCCGCGACTCCGCGGTGGCCCCAACGTCGACCGCAAAGCCGACCCCAGAGCAGATGTCCGAAGCGGAACGCGAGTTCATCCTCGGACTGTCCGAGCTGCTCACGCGCTACCGCGAGCGCGTCGGGGGCGAACCGGATCACGCTCCCCCGGTCCCGACCGCGCTGAAGGCAACCGCGATCTCCTAG
- a CDS encoding GlsB/YeaQ/YmgE family stress response membrane protein, producing the protein MGILAWIIVGLIAGIIANIIYPAPERGGILGAIVLGIVGAIVGGFIAGLVTGQDMVTGVNVATVAVAVIGALILLFAFHAVVRPRNV; encoded by the coding sequence ATGGGGATTCTTGCGTGGATCATCGTTGGACTGATCGCAGGGATCATCGCCAACATCATCTACCCCGCGCCGGAGCGGGGCGGAATTCTGGGCGCCATTGTTCTCGGGATCGTCGGAGCGATCGTGGGCGGCTTTATCGCGGGGCTGGTGACCGGCCAGGACATGGTCACCGGCGTCAACGTCGCCACAGTCGCGGTGGCGGTCATCGGAGCGCTGATCCTGCTGTTCGCCTTCCACGCGGTCGTGCGTCCTCGGAACGTCTGA